One stretch of Mycolicibacterium fallax DNA includes these proteins:
- a CDS encoding NADPH:quinone oxidoreductase family protein, protein MTEAIEATAWVATALGEPEQVLRSQQVEVRAPGPGEVRVAVDAFCLNFNDIDIIRGRYTTLPLPAPFVPGMESVGVVESAGPGAEHWVGRRIVGIPVMAFGGYASYAIVDAATALDLPDWISDVDGAALHYPFHLGWFALTERGRLQPGQTLLVHAAAGGTGSGALVLGKALGARVIATAGSDEKVRFCRELGADHAINYRDEDWVEQVMELTYGRGVDVAFDAVGGGVTVQTFKCMGYNGRHLMVGFAEDIALEDGDYLSPRPLAYGNFDLCGVCLVYVNDPLAIRRTLGFNWPARSAGLEAHVRILELIRTGAIHTVVGEELDWADLPAALTRMADRRTTGRLVVRTGAHHRTPPKITPPLLR, encoded by the coding sequence GTGACCGAAGCCATCGAGGCGACCGCCTGGGTCGCCACCGCCCTGGGTGAACCCGAGCAGGTGCTGCGCAGCCAGCAGGTCGAGGTCCGCGCCCCCGGTCCCGGTGAGGTCCGGGTCGCCGTCGACGCGTTCTGCCTGAACTTCAACGACATCGACATCATCCGCGGCCGCTACACCACCCTGCCGCTGCCCGCCCCGTTCGTGCCGGGGATGGAGAGCGTCGGGGTGGTGGAAAGCGCGGGCCCCGGCGCCGAGCACTGGGTCGGCCGGCGCATCGTCGGGATCCCGGTGATGGCCTTCGGCGGCTACGCCTCCTACGCCATCGTCGACGCCGCCACCGCGCTGGACCTGCCGGACTGGATCAGTGACGTCGACGGCGCGGCGCTGCACTACCCGTTCCACCTCGGCTGGTTCGCGCTGACCGAACGCGGCCGGTTGCAGCCGGGCCAGACGCTGCTGGTGCACGCCGCCGCCGGTGGCACCGGATCCGGGGCGCTGGTGCTCGGCAAGGCGCTCGGCGCCCGCGTCATCGCCACCGCGGGCAGCGACGAGAAGGTGCGGTTCTGCCGCGAGCTCGGCGCCGACCACGCCATCAACTACCGCGACGAGGACTGGGTCGAGCAGGTGATGGAGCTGACCTACGGCCGCGGTGTGGACGTCGCCTTCGATGCGGTCGGCGGCGGCGTCACGGTGCAGACCTTCAAGTGCATGGGCTACAACGGCCGGCACCTGATGGTCGGCTTCGCCGAGGACATCGCGCTGGAGGACGGCGACTACCTGTCGCCGCGCCCGCTCGCCTACGGCAACTTCGACCTGTGCGGGGTGTGCCTGGTCTACGTCAACGACCCGCTGGCCATCCGGCGCACCCTCGGGTTCAACTGGCCGGCCCGCTCGGCCGGCCTGGAGGCCCACGTGCGGATCCTGGAGTTGATCCGCACCGGCGCGATCCACACCGTGGTCGGCGAGGAGCTCGATTGGGCGGACCTGCCCGCCGCGCTGACCCGGATGGCCGACCGTCGGACCACCGGCCGGTTGGTGGTCCGCACCGGCGCGCACCACCGGACTCCGCCGAAGATCACACCCCCGCTACTCCGGTAA
- a CDS encoding WS/DGAT/MGAT family O-acyltransferase, producing the protein MQLMSPPDAMFLIAESREHPMHVGGLQLFEPPEGAGPEFLMDLHAQMLEHTHFDPTFRKHPATVLGGIVDMGWTVDDEVDFEYHLRRSALPSPGRVRDLLELTGRLHGSLLDRHRPLWESHLIEGLNDGRFALYTKVHHALLDGVSASRMLQRTLSDDPNDTKVRVPWDLPQSRRAARDDDAGRSLLGMATGVVGTALGFAPSTLKVARAAMLDNQLTLPFQAPRTMFNVKIGGARRFAAQSWPLERIRRIKSAAGVTVNDVVLAMCAGALRAYLAEENALPDAPLIAMVPMNLREDAEGAGGNQVGALLCNLGTDLADPQERLRTVSASMRDNKSVFAGLPKLETLALSAINIAALGLGAVPGFVSTAPPPFNLVISNVPGPREQLYWSGAKLVGNYPVSIVLDNLALNITLANNAGNLEFGLIGCRRSVPHLQRLLTHLEDALVALEETS; encoded by the coding sequence ATGCAGCTGATGTCGCCCCCGGACGCCATGTTCCTGATCGCCGAATCGCGGGAGCATCCGATGCACGTCGGCGGCCTGCAGCTGTTCGAGCCGCCGGAGGGCGCCGGGCCGGAGTTCCTGATGGACCTGCACGCCCAGATGCTCGAGCACACCCATTTCGACCCGACCTTCCGCAAACACCCGGCGACCGTGCTGGGCGGCATCGTCGACATGGGCTGGACCGTCGACGACGAGGTCGACTTCGAGTACCACCTGCGCCGCTCGGCGCTGCCCAGCCCGGGCCGGGTCCGCGACCTGCTGGAACTCACCGGGCGGCTGCACGGCAGCCTGCTGGACCGGCACCGCCCGCTGTGGGAATCGCACCTGATCGAGGGCCTCAACGACGGCCGGTTCGCGCTGTACACCAAGGTGCACCACGCGCTGCTCGACGGTGTTTCGGCCAGCCGGATGTTGCAGCGAACGCTGTCCGACGACCCGAACGACACCAAGGTCCGAGTGCCGTGGGATCTGCCGCAGAGCCGGCGGGCGGCCCGCGACGACGACGCCGGCAGGTCGCTGCTGGGGATGGCGACCGGCGTGGTCGGCACCGCGCTGGGCTTCGCGCCGTCGACGCTGAAGGTGGCCCGCGCGGCGATGCTGGACAACCAGCTGACCCTGCCGTTCCAGGCCCCGCGCACCATGTTCAACGTCAAGATCGGCGGGGCCCGGCGGTTCGCCGCGCAGTCCTGGCCGCTGGAGCGAATCCGCCGGATCAAGTCCGCCGCCGGCGTCACCGTCAACGATGTGGTGCTGGCGATGTGCGCCGGTGCGCTGCGCGCCTACCTGGCCGAGGAGAACGCGCTGCCGGACGCCCCGCTGATCGCGATGGTCCCGATGAACCTGCGGGAGGACGCCGAGGGCGCCGGCGGCAACCAGGTCGGCGCGCTGCTGTGCAACCTGGGCACCGACCTCGCCGACCCGCAGGAGCGGCTGCGCACCGTCAGTGCCTCGATGCGCGACAACAAGTCGGTGTTCGCCGGGCTGCCGAAGCTGGAGACCCTGGCGCTGTCGGCGATCAACATCGCCGCGCTGGGCCTGGGCGCCGTGCCGGGGTTCGTCTCCACCGCGCCGCCGCCGTTCAACCTCGTCATCTCCAACGTGCCGGGACCGCGGGAGCAGCTGTACTGGAGCGGCGCCAAACTGGTCGGCAACTACCCGGTGTCGATCGTGCTGGACAACCTGGCGCTGAACATCACCCTGGCCAACAACGCCGGGAACCTGGAGTTCGGGCTGATCGGCTGCCGGCGCAGCGTGCCGCATCTGCAGCGACTGCTCACCCACCTGGAGGACGCCCTGGTCGCCCTGGAGGAGACCAGCTGA
- a CDS encoding NUDIX domain-containing protein, with protein MSARSAGILLHRVRDGRRQVLIVHPGGPWWAGRDAGAWSIPKGEFLPPEDPWTAARREFAEEIALPVPDGDVLDLGEVRLASGKRVHAFAVDAELDLTGHRVAEVSNTFELHGRRYPEIDRAEWVDLDVARVRLNAAQVPLLDRLGP; from the coding sequence ATGTCGGCCCGCAGCGCCGGGATCCTGCTGCACCGGGTGCGCGACGGCCGGCGGCAGGTGCTGATCGTGCATCCGGGCGGACCGTGGTGGGCCGGCCGGGACGCCGGTGCCTGGTCGATTCCCAAGGGTGAGTTCCTACCGCCGGAGGATCCGTGGACCGCGGCGCGCCGGGAGTTCGCCGAGGAGATCGCCCTGCCGGTGCCCGACGGGGACGTGCTGGACCTGGGGGAGGTGCGGCTGGCCTCCGGCAAGCGGGTGCACGCCTTCGCCGTCGATGCCGAGTTGGATCTCACCGGGCATCGGGTCGCCGAGGTGAGCAACACCTTCGAACTGCACGGCCGGCGCTACCCGGAGATCGACCGGGCGGAGTGGGTCGATCTCGATGTTGCCCGGGTCCGGCTCAATGCCGCGCAGGTGCCGCTGC